A window of the Parambassis ranga chromosome 17, fParRan2.1, whole genome shotgun sequence genome harbors these coding sequences:
- the LOC114450235 gene encoding protein lifeguard 1: MSDAAVTAKPTQDDPEISAPQPPLPPPYSYQNQQPPPPYMYNPSKPDTASAHPPLNGYVSFNDIIPETSSDTSPLVSSGSFDDQTVRRAFVRKVFSILTIQLLVTFSVVCVFTFSSVVKKAVQNNIWAYLSSYIIFMVVVLSLSFCQSFRRRYPWNIVGLATVTLSLSYMVGTVASYHDTASVVVTMGVTLVISVAIIAFSAQTRYDFTMCYGLMLILLVDFIMFGLLCSFLYSYVAVVAYGCLGALLYSLFLMIDCQLMMGAMSFRLDPEEYIYAALMIYLDIILIFVYLLGMRN, encoded by the exons ATGTCTGATGCAGCCGTCACTGCCAAACCGACTCAGGATGATCCTGAAATATCCGCACCACAGCCGCCACTACCGCCACCATACTCTTACCAGAACCAACAGCCTCCACCACCCTACATGTACAATCCATCCAAACCTGACACCGCCTCTGCTCATCCACCTCTCAATGGATATGTGTCATTTAATGACATAATCCCAGAAACCTCATCTGACACAAGTCCACTTGTGTCCTCGGGTTCCTTTGATGACCAGACAGTGAGGAGAGCGTTTGTCAGAAAG GTGTTCAGCATCCTGACCATCCAGCTGCTCGTCACCttcagtgtggtgtgtgtcttcACCTTCTCCAGCGTGGTCAAAAAGGCGGTGCAGAACAACATCTGGGCCTATCTCAGCTCCTACATCATCTTCATGGTGGTCGTCCTCTCACTCAGCTTCTGCCAGTCCTTCAGACGCCGTTACCCGTGGAACATCGTGGGGCTG GCTACCGTCACCCTCAGCTTGTCGTACATGGTGGGCACCGTCGCTTCCTATCATGACACTGCCTCTGTGGTGGTCACTATGGGAGTAACGCTGGTCATTTCTGTCGCCATCATTGCTTTCTCAGCACAG aCTCGTTATGACTTCACCATGTGTTACGGCCTTATGTTGATCCTGCTTGTGGACTTCATCATGTTTGGACTCTTGTGTTCCTTCCTGTACTCCTACGTCGCTGTTGTCGCCTATGGCTGCCTGGGAGCTCTGCTGTATTCACTG TTCCTGATGATCGACTGCCAGCTGATGATGGGGGCGATGAGCTTCCGTCTCGACCCTGAAGAATACATCTACGCCGCTCTCATGATCTACCTGgacatcatcctcatcttcgTCTACCTGCTGGGTATGAGGAATTGA